The genome window CCATAGGGAAAGCCGGCTGGCTCATTCCAGCGAGTGATCCGCCAACCCAATCGCCGCCGAAGGAGTTTCTGAAGGAGCAACTGGGAGACGTTGCCACCCCGGTTGTACCGGACATCGACGACGATCCCATCCTTATCGACGGCCTGGAGGAAGTTGCGATGAAACTCGGCGAACCCGACAACCCCCATATCGGGGATGTGGATGTAGCCACCGCGGCCGTCGGTCTTCTCCAGGACGTAATCACGATTGGCATTTACCCACGTGCGATACCGCAGAACTGTCTCCGACGCCAGAGCCGTTACCGCCACGCGGTGCGATTTGCGAGTCCCCCGACGAACCTCAACGACGACCGGCTTATTGGCCCGGTCGGCAAGGGCGGCTTGGACGGAATGGCGCCGGTCGATCACATGGCCATCGACGCTTACAATCCGATCGCCTTGCGCAATGTTCAGACCCGACCCGCCCAGCGGCGACGTGGCAGCCGGATCCCAGGGGTCGCCACCAAGAATTCTGGTGACTGACGTCACCCCCCGAGCGGTCACATCGATATCGACACCCAGAGTTCCCTGCCGGTAGGTGGGTTCCGGGCGATAATCGCCGCCCATCTCATAGGCGTGTGACGTGCCGAGTTCTCCCTGCATCTCCCAGAGAAAATCCGAAAACTCCGACCGGGACCCGACCCGATCCACCAGGGGAAGATACCGTTTGAGAACTCCTGCCCAATCGACCGACGCCATATCGGGTCGCCAGAAGTATTCACGCTGTAGGCGCCACGCTTCCTTGGCCATCTGGCGCCATTCATCCGAAGGCACGACCTCCAGCCGGACCCGGTCAAGGTCTACGAGACCGGACTCACGCCCGGGCTTTTCAGGTCCGTTCTTCTCCCCGCCCTTCCAGGCGACTGGCACGACCCGCAGTTTGTCGCCAGAGAGTATTCCCAGCACCTTCCCGTCGGGCGACACGGTGACGGCGCTCACGCCCTCACTGACCGTTTCCACCTTGTTGGCGGCCAGATCGTATGACTCGAGTTTTCCCTCCGGGACTGGAGACGGCGACTGGCCAATCGTGCCGCTCATCGGGACCGAAGTGAAAAACGCCCGGCCACCGGCACCTAGCACCTGGCGGTAGCGGCCATGTCGGACCGGTAACGCCACGATTCTGCGTTGGATGTTTGCGAACGTGATCTTGGTTTCCGGCGGGCCATCATCTTTCTTGGCGTCGCCCTTGCCACTCCCGTTCGCCGGCGGCGCTCCAGGAGCTCGAACCTCCGCCATGTCTTCATTGGTCGGCGACAACGTTTGATCGTCCAAAACGATCAGGTGGGGCTTCGTGGTGACCGGGAACCCGTAATCGTGCATGAGGGAATCGGGGACCGGATCGTAGGTGCGGCTCGACAGAAAATAGAGGAACTTGCCATCCGGATCGAACGATGGATAGCCATCCTGATGAGCTCCATCCGTGACCTGATGGACCCGTCCAGATCGGGCGTTGGCGACGAACACGGCAGAAAGATTCTCCGTGATCGATGCTGCAAAAGCCACCCATTTGCCGTCGGAACTCCAGGTGGTGCCGTGCAGCCACTGATGCCGGGAGCGATGCAGCACACGCGAGGTGCCCGTTTCAAGATTGAACAAGATCAGCTCATGACGATGATTCGAAATGAGTACCCGGTCGGCCCCGGTTGGAGCCACCATGATGCTGCGTGCCCTTCCGAAATCTCCTGCGTGATACTCGACGTCCGTCGATCCATCAGCCGCACTCACTACCAACCGCTCTTCGCCACCGTCATCGGTAACGGAGATAACCCGCTTTCCATCCGCCATCCACGTCGTCAACCGGTAACGGATGGACGAATC of Acidimicrobiia bacterium contains these proteins:
- a CDS encoding PD40 domain-containing protein is translated as SVISGYYRHPTIAGNTIVFVSEDDLWSVDAGGGPAHRLTANPGSVIFPRLSPDGSQVAFTSKDEGQTDVFVMDTMGGSARRITFWGATSHCVGWSKDGQSLIVATDWQQPFAGAMHLHTVPLDGSPSSAWNVGPARAMSQGGRGVVLGRNSLDPARWKRYRGGRAGTLWVDANGDGDYAPLVKLAGNLADPMWIGRRIYFISDHEGHGNIYSVTPTGRNIQRHTHHEDFYARFASTDGHRIVYHSGADLWVFYPELGETRRTTVTVPSARPQLNRRFVPASKGLESVDLHPEGHSLAIVSRGTAITMPAFGGAPVRHGEDSSIRYRLTTWMADGKRVISVTDDGGEERLVVSAADGSTDVEYHAGDFGRARSIMVAPTGADRVLISNHRHELILFNLETGTSRVLHRSRHQWLHGTTWSSDGKWVAFAASITENLSAVFVANARSGRVHQVTDGAHQDGYPSFDPDGKFLYFLSSRTYDPVPDSLMHDYGFPVTTKPHLIVLDDQTLSPTNEDMAEVRAPGAPPANGSGKGDAKKDDGPPETKITFANIQRRIVALPVRHGRYRQVLGAGGRAFFTSVPMSGTIGQSPSPVPEGKLESYDLAANKVETVSEGVSAVTVSPDGKVLGILSGDKLRVVPVAWKGGEKNGPEKPGRESGLVDLDRVRLEVVPSDEWRQMAKEAWRLQREYFWRPDMASVDWAGVLKRYLPLVDRVGSRSEFSDFLWEMQGELGTSHAYEMGGDYRPEPTYRQGTLGVDIDVTARGVTSVTRILGGDPWDPAATSPLGGSGLNIAQGDRIVSVDGHVIDRRHSVQAALADRANKPVVVEVRRGTRKSHRVAVTALASETVLRYRTWVNANRDYVLEKTDGRGGYIHIPDMGVVGFAEFHRNFLQAVDKDGIVVDVRYNRGGNVSQLLLQKLLRRRLGWRITRWNEPAGFPYGSPAGPMVALTNESAGSDGDIFSHTFKIHRLGPLIGTRTWGGVTGIWPQQALVDGTMTTQPEYGSWFEDVGFGVENYGTDPDIEVHIRPQDYAAGTDPQMDRGIEELLKIMAAAGPPSPKFAKHPSMKAPKLPR